The bacterium genome includes a region encoding these proteins:
- a CDS encoding helix-turn-helix domain-containing protein — MDKLLTPKQVANKLGVSEYTIWRYIKAGKLKAIKLTLRNFRIEEKDLIQFLKKHKTK, encoded by the coding sequence ATGGATAAGCTTCTTACTCCAAAACAAGTAGCAAATAAATTAGGCGTTAGCGAATATACAATCTGGCGATATATTAAAGCTGGAAAACTTAAGGCTATTAAGCTTACTCTCAGAAATTTTAGAATTGAGGAAAAAGATTTAATTCAATTTCTTAAAAAACATAAAACAAAATGA
- a CDS encoding LAGLIDADG family homing endonuclease, with amino-acid sequence MYKYWSNKEVSLLKKFYPKLIVRELAKMFPNRTKATIAVKAFSLGLPSAKLWQSEENDILYKDFAEASEEKLLKLLPKRSWSAILAQGERIGLKRKIDGPKLRVNEDYFKKWSSNMAYILGFIFADGSIIKVTHNGCSDRLSFGQSRKDIDILRKIKQKFSAEQTLSIGEKYVHFSIHSQVIVDDLKKLEVTYRKSFRKTRGKIPNIPYKYIRDFIRGIVDGDGSINFNKKGRQKGYPNLSICGKKEVMAFIRDHFLSKFNIYSKISQGKKNGKLSNVFYICYRCNSAKTLINYLYNNANLYLKRKFKLAKQCSKIEMKHRKNYNKQENKIIQEFYSLLPKNKFFLKLPNRSWSSIQQQTRKLGIYKYKIKNKLCA; translated from the coding sequence ATGTATAAATATTGGTCAAATAAAGAGGTTTCTCTTCTAAAAAAGTTTTATCCTAAATTGATAGTTAGAGAATTGGCAAAGATGTTTCCAAATCGAACTAAGGCCACAATTGCAGTTAAAGCATTTAGCTTGGGTCTACCATCAGCAAAATTATGGCAATCGGAAGAAAATGATATACTTTACAAAGATTTTGCTGAAGCATCAGAAGAAAAACTTCTAAAGCTTTTACCAAAAAGATCATGGTCAGCAATCTTAGCCCAAGGAGAAAGGATAGGATTAAAACGCAAGATAGATGGGCCTAAATTAAGAGTTAATGAAGATTATTTCAAAAAGTGGTCTTCTAATATGGCTTATATTCTCGGGTTTATTTTTGCTGATGGCTCAATTATTAAAGTAACCCACAATGGATGTAGCGACAGATTAAGCTTTGGTCAAAGTAGAAAAGATATAGATATATTAAGAAAAATAAAACAAAAGTTTTCAGCAGAACAAACTTTATCAATAGGGGAAAAATATGTCCATTTTTCTATCCATAGTCAAGTAATCGTTGATGATTTAAAGAAGTTAGAGGTGACATACAGAAAAAGTTTCCGAAAAACTCGTGGGAAAATTCCAAATATTCCTTATAAATACATACGGGATTTTATCCGCGGCATAGTAGACGGAGACGGGAGCATAAATTTTAACAAAAAGGGCCGACAAAAGGGCTACCCAAATTTAAGCATTTGCGGCAAAAAAGAAGTTATGGCCTTCATTAGAGATCATTTTCTTTCTAAATTCAATATTTATTCTAAAATTAGCCAAGGGAAGAAAAATGGTAAACTATCCAATGTTTTTTATATTTGCTATAGATGCAATTCGGCTAAAACTTTGATAAATTATCTTTATAACAATGCTAATTTGTATCTCAAAAGAAAGTTTAAATTAGCAAAACAATGTTCGAAAATAGAAATGAAACATAGAAAAAATTACAATAAACAAGAAAATAAAATTATACAAGAATTTTATTCTTTGTTACCTAAAAATAAGTTTTTCTTGAAATTACCAAATCGAAGTTGGTCAAGTATTCAACAGCAGACACGAAAATTAGGAATTTATAAATATAAGATAAAAAATAAATTATGCGCTTGA
- the topA gene encoding type I DNA topoisomerase — MRLILVESPTKSNTIKKFLGKDYEVAATFGHIRDLPEGNFGIDLKNNFKPEYVIPAKAKKTIASLKKLAKTAESVILAVDEDREGEAIAWHLTKALGLKKYQRIAFHEITKPAIEEALKNPREIDMNLVNAQQTRRILDRIVGYKLSPFLWKKIAWGLSAGRVQSVAVRLIVEREREIKSFIPQEYWQIKALLEKLNLKGSEFEAFLAKKNDKAVSKLEIKTENEASEIVKDLEGADYRVIDIERKETRKSPLPPFTTSTLQQEAWRRFHFSAKMTMRLAQQLYERGLCSYHRTDSFNLSEISLAAAKEYILKNLGKEYWPGFSRKYKTKSKSAQEAHEAIRPTDPFRDPPSVALSPTRHSRFGDGTAKEGFAEAAFKLYALIWQRFLACQMSEAIFDSTIVDILAEKPKSSTVYALRATGQTMKFAGFLKVYPLKFEEINLPYLEKNESLKLIKVSPSQHFTQPPNRYSEATLVKALEKFGIGRPSTYAPTLETIQTRGYVQKDEKKLFFPADIGFLVNDLLVNHFPKIVDVAFTAKMEEELDQVSSGKKEWLPVIEEFYIPFKENLKTKEKEVSKEDLLKEFSKEEIKETCPLCQSLLNVKFSRYGKFYACSKFPECKYKKNLLVSLGIKCPKCQQAEIVERKTRKQKRFYGCSRWPDCDFALWDKPTGQNCPACDSLMVKTRWRKEKCSNKDCKTNSYGDAKTDS; from the coding sequence ATGCGCTTGATTCTGGTGGAAAGCCCTACAAAATCAAACACAATCAAAAAATTCCTTGGCAAAGACTATGAAGTGGCAGCCACTTTCGGTCATATTAGAGACTTGCCTGAAGGCAATTTTGGCATTGATCTGAAAAACAACTTTAAACCAGAATATGTCATCCCAGCCAAAGCGAAAAAAACTATTGCCAGTTTGAAAAAACTGGCAAAAACAGCAGAAAGCGTAATTTTAGCGGTTGACGAGGATCGCGAAGGAGAAGCCATTGCCTGGCATTTAACCAAGGCTTTGGGGCTCAAAAAATATCAACGAATCGCCTTTCACGAAATTACCAAACCAGCGATTGAAGAAGCTTTAAAAAACCCCAGGGAGATTGACATGAATTTGGTCAACGCCCAGCAAACAAGAAGAATCTTGGACAGGATCGTCGGCTACAAACTCTCTCCTTTCCTGTGGAAAAAGATTGCCTGGGGCCTGTCAGCCGGCAGGGTCCAATCGGTCGCTGTCAGGCTGATAGTCGAAAGAGAAAGGGAAATAAAAAGCTTTATCCCTCAAGAATACTGGCAGATAAAAGCTCTTTTGGAAAAGTTAAACCTCAAGGGTTCGGAATTCGAAGCCTTCCTGGCCAAAAAGAATGATAAGGCTGTTTCCAAGCTCGAAATTAAAACTGAAAACGAAGCTTCCGAAATCGTTAAAGACTTGGAGGGAGCAGACTACAGAGTAATCGATATCGAAAGAAAAGAGACCAGAAAATCTCCTCTGCCGCCTTTTACCACTTCAACTCTCCAGCAGGAAGCCTGGCGAAGGTTTCATTTCTCGGCCAAGATGACAATGCGGCTAGCCCAGCAACTTTATGAAAGAGGGCTTTGTTCTTACCACCGCACCGATTCTTTTAATCTTTCGGAAATCTCTTTGGCCGCCGCCAAAGAATATATACTGAAAAACCTCGGCAAGGAATACTGGCCGGGATTTTCCAGGAAATACAAGACCAAATCCAAATCAGCCCAGGAAGCCCACGAGGCGATCCGGCCAACGGATCCTTTCAGGGATCCGCCCTCCGTAGCCTTGTCGCCGACGCGCCATAGCCGCTTTGGCGACGGCACGGCGAAGGAGGGCTTTGCCGAAGCGGCATTCAAGCTTTACGCCCTGATCTGGCAAAGGTTCCTGGCCTGTCAAATGTCAGAAGCGATTTTTGACTCAACTATAGTCGACATTCTCGCTGAAAAACCTAAAAGTTCGACTGTCTATGCCCTTCGGGCAACCGGCCAAACAATGAAATTTGCCGGCTTTCTAAAGGTTTACCCTCTGAAATTTGAAGAGATAAATCTGCCTTATTTGGAAAAGAATGAATCTTTAAAGTTGATAAAGGTCTCCCCTTCCCAACATTTTACCCAGCCGCCGAATCGCTATTCTGAAGCGACCCTGGTAAAAGCTTTAGAAAAGTTCGGCATTGGCCGACCCTCGACCTACGCCCCGACTCTGGAAACCATCCAAACCAGAGGCTATGTCCAGAAAGACGAAAAAAAGCTCTTTTTCCCCGCCGATATAGGCTTCCTGGTCAACGATCTTTTGGTTAATCATTTTCCCAAAATCGTTGACGTCGCTTTTACGGCCAAAATGGAGGAAGAGCTGGACCAAGTCTCTTCGGGAAAAAAAGAATGGCTGCCGGTCATTGAGGAATTCTATATTCCTTTCAAAGAAAATTTAAAAACAAAAGAAAAAGAAGTTTCTAAAGAGGACCTTCTCAAGGAATTCTCCAAAGAAGAGATAAAAGAGACTTGCCCTCTCTGTCAGAGCCTCCTGAATGTCAAATTCAGCAGGTATGGAAAGTTCTATGCCTGTTCTAAGTTTCCCGAATGCAAATACAAAAAAAATCTCCTTGTTTCCCTTGGAATAAAATGCCCGAAATGCCAACAAGCAGAAATAGTTGAAAGAAAAACCAGAAAGCAGAAAAGGTTTTACGGCTGCTCTAGGTGGCCCGACTGCGATTTTGCTCTTTGGGACAAACCCACCGGCCAGAACTGTCCTGCTTGTGACTCTTTGATGGTTAAAACCCGCTGGCGCAAAGAAAAATGTTCTAACAAAGACTGCAAGACTAATTCCTACGGCGATGCCAAAACAGACTCTTGA